A region from the Variovorax sp. RKNM96 genome encodes:
- the recQ gene encoding DNA helicase RecQ: MSSLAPHPLDAPGSSTSPAEILHEVFGYSQFRGAQQDIVDHVVGGGDALVLMPTGGGKSLCYQIPAIARQRAGRGVAVVVSPLIALMHDQVGALHEAGVNAAFLNSTLDWEQTQDVERRMLRGEITLLYAAPERVNTPRFLSQLDSLKERGKLSLFAIDEAHCVSQWGHDFRPEYRALTVLHERYAGVPRIALTATADALTRADIVERLQLEEARQFVSSFDRPNIRYTIVEKKDATTQLLRFIEREHEGDAGVVYCQSRKRVEDLATTLQGAGINALPYHAGLDAAVRQKHQDRFLREEGIVMVATIAFGMGIDKPDVRFVGHLDMPKNIEGYYQETGRAGRDGAPADAWMTYGLNDVVNQRRMIDESPAGEEFKQVMRGKLDALLSLAEASDCRRVRLLGYFGEKSTPCGNCDNCLNPPQVWDGTDAARKLLSTIYRVQQLSGISFGAGHIMDILRGKETEKVKQFGHERISTFGLGAEFSEVQLRGVLRQLIATGALAVDAEAFNTLKLTEGSRAVLKGEANVTLRESISSPAERKPRREKVAKGAPSPAAAKLDDTGKKRFDALKAWRAEVAKEHNLPAYVIFHDATLASIAERAPATLEDLQGISGIGTKKLEAYGAEVLRVCSAF, from the coding sequence GTGTCCTCCCTCGCACCCCACCCCCTCGACGCCCCCGGCAGCAGCACCTCGCCGGCCGAAATCCTCCACGAAGTCTTCGGCTATTCGCAGTTCCGCGGCGCCCAGCAGGACATCGTCGATCACGTGGTGGGCGGCGGCGACGCGCTGGTGCTGATGCCCACGGGCGGCGGCAAGTCGCTGTGCTATCAGATCCCGGCCATCGCCCGGCAGCGCGCGGGGCGCGGCGTGGCGGTGGTGGTGTCGCCGCTGATCGCGCTGATGCACGACCAGGTCGGCGCGCTGCACGAGGCGGGGGTGAATGCGGCGTTCCTCAATTCGACGCTCGACTGGGAACAGACGCAGGACGTGGAGCGCCGCATGCTGCGCGGCGAGATCACGCTGCTCTACGCGGCGCCCGAGCGGGTGAACACGCCGCGCTTCCTGTCGCAGCTCGATTCGCTCAAGGAGCGCGGCAAGCTCTCGCTGTTCGCGATCGACGAGGCGCATTGCGTGAGCCAGTGGGGCCACGACTTCCGTCCCGAATACCGCGCGCTCACCGTGCTGCACGAGCGCTACGCGGGCGTGCCGCGCATCGCGCTCACCGCCACGGCCGATGCGCTCACGCGCGCGGACATCGTCGAGCGGCTGCAGCTGGAAGAAGCGCGCCAGTTCGTCTCCAGCTTCGACCGGCCGAACATCCGCTACACCATCGTCGAGAAAAAAGACGCGACCACGCAGCTCCTGCGCTTCATCGAGCGCGAGCACGAGGGCGATGCGGGCGTGGTCTATTGCCAGTCGCGCAAGCGCGTGGAAGACCTCGCGACGACGCTGCAGGGCGCCGGCATCAACGCCCTGCCGTACCACGCGGGGCTCGACGCCGCGGTGCGCCAGAAGCACCAGGACCGTTTCCTTCGCGAGGAAGGCATCGTGATGGTCGCGACCATCGCCTTCGGCATGGGCATCGACAAGCCCGACGTGCGCTTCGTCGGCCACCTGGACATGCCCAAGAACATCGAGGGCTACTACCAGGAAACCGGTCGCGCCGGCCGCGACGGCGCCCCCGCCGATGCCTGGATGACCTACGGCCTGAACGACGTGGTGAACCAGCGCCGCATGATCGACGAAAGCCCGGCCGGCGAAGAGTTCAAGCAGGTGATGCGCGGCAAGCTCGACGCCCTGCTCTCGCTGGCCGAGGCGAGCGACTGCCGGCGCGTGCGGCTCCTCGGCTACTTCGGCGAGAAGAGCACGCCCTGCGGCAACTGCGACAACTGCCTGAACCCGCCGCAGGTGTGGGACGGCACCGATGCCGCGCGCAAGCTGCTGAGCACCATCTACCGCGTGCAGCAGCTGAGCGGCATCAGCTTCGGCGCGGGGCACATCATGGACATCCTGCGCGGCAAGGAGACCGAGAAGGTCAAGCAGTTCGGGCATGAGCGCATCAGCACCTTCGGGCTGGGCGCGGAGTTCAGCGAAGTGCAGCTGCGCGGCGTGCTGCGCCAGCTGATCGCCACGGGCGCACTGGCGGTCGATGCGGAGGCCTTCAACACACTGAAGCTCACCGAGGGATCGCGTGCGGTGCTCAAGGGCGAGGCGAACGTGACGCTGCGGGAATCCATCTCGTCACCGGCGGAGCGCAAGCCCCGCCGCGAGAAGGTCGCCAAGGGCGCGCCCTCGCCGGCGGCCGCCAAGCTCGACGACACCGGCAAGAAGCGCTTCGACGCGCTCAAGGCCTGGCGTGCCGAGGTGGCCAAGGAACACAACCTGCCGGCCTATGTGATCTTCCACGACGCCACGCTGGCGTCGATCGCCGAGCGCGCACCGGCGACGCTCGAGGACCTGCAGGGCATCAGCGGCATCGGCACCAAGAAGCTCGAGGCTTATGGTGCCGAGGTGCTGCGCGTCTGCTCGGCCTTCTAG
- a CDS encoding ABC transporter substrate-binding protein, which yields MVKTTVVVKVASLLAAGACAAGMAGTAAAQDTKISLGMSGWTGFAPLSLADKAGIFKKNGLDVELKMIPQKDRHLALASGAIQCAATTVETHVAWNANGVPIVQIFQMDKSYGADGIAVRNDVKTFADLKGKSIGVSAPGTAPYFGLAWMLSKNGMSLKDVKVVSLEPQPAAQAFVAGQNDAAMTYEPYLSTVRANPAAGKILATTLDYPMVMDTVGCAPTWLKANAKAAAALTKSYFDALDMIKADPAKANELMGSAVKQSGEQFAKSSAYLRWQDKAANQKFFAGELTTFMKEAAAILLEAGVIRKAPEDYAVTFDASYVK from the coding sequence ATGGTCAAGACGACGGTAGTTGTGAAAGTCGCTTCGCTGCTGGCAGCAGGTGCATGTGCAGCGGGCATGGCCGGAACGGCCGCCGCCCAGGACACCAAGATCTCGCTCGGCATGTCCGGCTGGACCGGCTTCGCGCCGCTCTCGCTGGCCGACAAGGCGGGCATCTTCAAGAAGAACGGCCTGGACGTCGAACTCAAGATGATTCCGCAGAAGGACCGCCACCTGGCCCTGGCCTCCGGCGCGATCCAGTGCGCTGCCACCACCGTGGAAACGCACGTGGCATGGAACGCCAACGGCGTGCCGATCGTGCAGATCTTCCAGATGGACAAGTCCTACGGCGCCGACGGCATCGCGGTGCGCAACGACGTCAAGACCTTCGCCGACCTGAAGGGCAAGTCCATCGGCGTGAGCGCCCCCGGCACCGCACCGTATTTCGGCCTGGCCTGGATGCTCAGCAAGAACGGCATGAGCCTGAAGGACGTGAAGGTCGTCTCGCTCGAGCCGCAGCCCGCCGCGCAAGCATTCGTGGCCGGCCAGAACGACGCCGCCATGACCTACGAGCCGTACCTCTCGACCGTGCGCGCCAACCCGGCCGCCGGCAAGATCCTGGCCACCACGCTCGACTACCCGATGGTGATGGACACCGTCGGCTGCGCGCCCACCTGGCTCAAGGCCAATGCCAAGGCGGCCGCCGCGCTCACCAAGTCGTACTTCGATGCGCTGGACATGATCAAGGCCGACCCGGCCAAGGCCAACGAACTCATGGGCTCGGCGGTCAAGCAGAGCGGCGAGCAGTTCGCCAAGTCGTCGGCCTACCTGCGCTGGCAGGACAAGGCCGCCAACCAGAAGTTCTTCGCGGGCGAGCTCACCACCTTCATGAAGGAAGCCGCGGCGATCCTCCTGGAAGCCGGCGTGATCCGCAAGGCGCCTGAAGACTACGCAGTCACCTTCGATGCAAGCTACGTCAAGTAA
- a CDS encoding ABC transporter permease yields MQATSSKALPQQVPPRAASAGAVSPQPAVVPVRRRAFAPLEPIGARARVLLGLGFFVVFVLVWSLATLGGFVSPTFLASPPTMVKEGWLLFAEYGFIGDIGMTVWRVFGGFLLAAVFAVPLGIAMGTWKTVEAFFEPFVSFCRYLPASAFIPLLILWAGLGEMQKLLVIFIGSFFQIVLMVAVTVGGARRDLVEAAYTLGANSRGIVARVLIPGAAPGIAETLRLVLGWAWTYVIVAELIGSSSGIGHMITDSQALLNTGQIIFGIIVIGVIGLLSDFAFKALNRRLFAWAAL; encoded by the coding sequence ATGCAAGCTACGTCAAGTAAGGCGCTGCCGCAGCAGGTGCCGCCCCGCGCGGCATCGGCGGGCGCCGTTTCACCCCAACCCGCGGTGGTGCCCGTGCGCCGCCGCGCGTTCGCGCCGCTGGAACCCATCGGCGCCCGTGCACGCGTGCTGCTGGGGCTCGGCTTCTTCGTCGTCTTCGTGCTCGTGTGGTCGCTCGCCACGCTCGGCGGCTTCGTGTCGCCGACCTTCCTCGCGAGCCCGCCGACCATGGTCAAGGAAGGCTGGCTGCTCTTCGCCGAGTACGGCTTCATCGGCGACATCGGCATGACCGTGTGGCGCGTGTTCGGCGGCTTCCTGCTGGCGGCCGTGTTCGCGGTGCCGCTGGGCATCGCGATGGGCACGTGGAAGACGGTCGAAGCCTTCTTCGAGCCCTTCGTCTCGTTCTGCCGCTACCTGCCGGCCTCGGCCTTCATTCCGCTGCTCATTCTCTGGGCGGGCCTGGGCGAAATGCAGAAGCTGCTGGTGATCTTCATCGGCTCGTTCTTCCAGATCGTGCTGATGGTGGCTGTCACCGTGGGCGGCGCGCGGCGCGACCTCGTCGAGGCTGCCTACACGCTGGGCGCGAACAGCCGCGGCATCGTGGCGCGCGTGCTCATTCCGGGTGCCGCGCCGGGCATCGCCGAAACGCTGCGCCTCGTGCTCGGCTGGGCGTGGACCTATGTGATCGTGGCGGAGCTGATCGGCTCGTCCTCGGGCATCGGCCACATGATCACCGACAGCCAGGCGCTCCTGAACACCGGGCAGATCATCTTCGGGATCATCGTGATCGGCGTCATCGGCCTTCTGTCCGACTTCGCTTTCAAGGCGCTGAACCGCCGTCTCTTTGCATGGGCCGCACTGTGA